In a single window of the Anaerotruncus rubiinfantis genome:
- the sleB gene encoding spore cortex-lytic enzyme, with translation MISFSIALFLLLGLVAYTVELGRADTVLSKSGSRGEEVRQIQQRLKQWGYYNGSIDGIFGVQTKKAVLSFQKKNGLAADGIAGPATLKAMGIYSSQQTGTTGGYGDSDVNLLANIISAEARGEPYEGQVAVGAVVLNRVEHPSFPDTLAGVVYQPGAFTAITDGQINEAIAESARRAARDALAGWDPSGGAIYYYNPDKTSNQWIRTRPVIKRIGAHLFCK, from the coding sequence ATGATCTCTTTTTCCATCGCGCTTTTTCTATTGCTCGGCCTGGTGGCTTACACCGTCGAGCTTGGCCGGGCCGATACGGTCCTTTCCAAAAGCGGCTCACGCGGAGAGGAGGTCCGGCAAATCCAGCAGCGTCTCAAACAGTGGGGCTATTATAATGGAAGCATCGACGGAATCTTCGGCGTGCAGACCAAAAAGGCGGTGCTCTCCTTTCAAAAGAAAAACGGGCTGGCCGCGGATGGGATTGCGGGGCCAGCTACCCTCAAGGCCATGGGGATCTACTCCTCCCAGCAAACCGGTACAACCGGCGGTTATGGCGACAGCGATGTGAACCTGTTGGCGAACATCATTTCAGCCGAGGCGCGCGGCGAACCCTATGAAGGGCAGGTCGCGGTCGGCGCGGTTGTGCTCAATCGCGTGGAGCATCCCTCCTTCCCTGACACGCTCGCCGGCGTCGTCTACCAGCCCGGGGCCTTCACCGCAATCACGGACGGCCAAATTAATGAAGCCATCGCGGAATCCGCGCGTCGGGCGGCGCGCGACGCACTGGCCGGATGGGACCCCTCCGGCGGCGCCATCTACTATTACAATCCGGATAAGACCTCAAATCAATGGATCCGTACCCGTCCGGTCATCAAGCGGATCGGCGCGCATCTTTTCTGCAAATAG